From Triticum urartu cultivar G1812 chromosome 2, Tu2.1, whole genome shotgun sequence, a single genomic window includes:
- the LOC125540565 gene encoding desmethyl-deoxy-podophyllotoxin synthase-like: protein MDHQLSYGLGLIAVGAILSYLVLSHAVGAKDTRAKLPPGPWNLPVVGSLHHLVGTLPHHALLRLSRRYGQLMLLRLGEVPTVIVSTPEAAMEVLKTKDLVFASRPSGPTRELVSCGGKGLVLTPYGEHWRQMRKVCMVEVLSARQVRRMDSIKQDEIADLVNSIVAASPAAVVNLGQGMAKLANNIIAKAVFGGKCQQQGTYLDELDKMLVLVGGFCLVDLFPSSRLVRWFSGAMRDLRRSHGRVQKILGDIIVERKNMKENASASAGTKDNEDLLDVLLRLQKEDTLSFPLTSEIIGTVIFDIFAAATDTTAATLEWAMAELIRNPKVMARAKLEVRQSLAQGQSTITSTDLGNLQYLRMVIKETLRLHPPVPLIRRATQDKCQVMGYHIPKGIHVMINVFAVGRDPSHWGEDAAEFRPERFERNDAMHVDYSSGTQMEFVPFGFGRRQCPGALLATTTIEMVLANLLYRFDWSIPGGASPEALDMNEVFGLIVHCRSNLCVQAATCHPQLH from the exons ATGGATCATCAACTCTCCTACGGACTTGGCTTGATCGCAGTGGGAGCGATTCTATCCTACTTGGTTCTCTCCCATGCTGTTGGCGCTAAGGACACTAGAGCCAAGCTTCCTCCAGGTCCATGGAACCTTCccgtcgttgggagcctccatcaCCTCGTCGGCACGCTGCCGCACCACGCGCTGCTCCGCCTATCGCGCCGGTACGGCCAGCTGATGCTGCTCAGGCTCGGAGAGGTGCCCACCGTCATCGTCTCCACGCCCGAGGCGGCCATGGAGGTGCTGAAGACGAAGGACCTCGTCTTTGCCAGCCGTCCGAGCGGCCCCACACGTGAGCTCGTAAGCTGCGGCGGCAAAGGACTCGTCCTTACACCCTATGGCGAGCACTGGCGGCAGATGCGCAAGGTCTGCATGGTCGAGGTGCTCAGCGCGAGGCAGGTTCGGCGAATGGACTCCATCAAGCAAGACGAGATCGCTGACCTCGTCAATTCCATTGTGGCTGCCTCGCCGGCCGCCGTCGTCAACCTCGGCCAGGGTATGGCCAAGCTTGCCAACAATATCATCGCCAAGGCGGTGTTCGGTGGCAAGTGCCAGCAGCAAGGAACGTACCTCGATGAGCTCGACAAGATGTTGGTGCTTGTGGGAGGGTTCTGCCTAGTGGACCTTTTCCCATCATCGCGGTTGGTACGGTGGTTCAGCGGCGCAATGCGCGACCTGAGGAGGAGCCACGGCCGGGTACAGAAAATCCTGGGGGACATCATCGTTGAGCGCAAGAATATGAAAGAGAATGCCTCCGCCAGCGCCGGCACTAAAGACAACGAGGACCTGCTAGACGTGCTCCTGAGGCTGCAGAAGGAAGACACCCTCAGTTTCCCTCTGACGTCTGAGATCATAGGCACGGTCATCTTT GACATATTTGCAGCTGCAACCGATACTACTGCTGCCACGCTAGAATGGGCCATGGCGGAACTCATCCGCAACCCAAAGGTGATGGCAAGGGCGAAACTCGAAGTCAGACAGAGTCTCGCACAGGGACAATCCACAATAACGAGCACGGACCTTGGCAATCTTCAATACCTACGAATGGTGATCAAGGAAACACTAAGGCTACACCCACCTGTGCCGCTGATACGCAGGGCAACCCAAGATAAGTGCCAGGTCATGGGTTACCACATTCCCAAAGGCATCCATGTCATGATAAACGTGTTTGCAGTGGGAAGGGACCCGAGCCACTGGGGGGAGGACGCGGCGGAGTTCAGGCCCGAGAGGTTCGAGAGGAACGACGCTATGCATGTGGACTACAGCTCGGGGACACAGATGGAGTTCGTCCCATTCGGATTTGGTCGTAGGCAGTGCCCCGGAGCCCTGTTGGCCACAACGACGATTGAGATGGTGCTAGCAAATCTCTTGTACCGCTTTGACTGGTCGATTCCGGGTGGGGCAAGCCCGGAGGCTCTGGACATGAACGAGGTGTTTGGCCTTATTGTGCATTGCAGGTCCAACTTGTGTGTGCAGGCAGCAACTTGCCATCCGCAGCTCCACTAG